Proteins from a single region of Sesamum indicum cultivar Zhongzhi No. 13 linkage group LG5, S_indicum_v1.0, whole genome shotgun sequence:
- the LOC105161830 gene encoding meiotic nuclear division protein 1 homolog: protein MSKKRGLSLDEKREKMLQIFYESQDFFLLKELEKLGPKKGVITQSVKDVVQSLVDDDLVFKDKIGTSVYFWSLPSCAGNQLRNIHRKLDSDLQSSKKRYIELTDQCNALKKGREESDEREEALDELKSIEQKYNGLKDEIVEYSDNDPATFEAMKKAIEVAHAAANRWTDNIFTLQQWCSHNFPQAKEQLDHLYNEVGIADDFDYLELPAAASVCSPGDQMLEGKP, encoded by the exons ATG TCTAAGAAAAGAGGACTCTCTTTGGACGAAAAACGTGAAAAGATGCTACAAATTTTCTATGAATCCCAGGACTTCTTCCTT CTCAAGGAACTTGAGAAGTTGGGCCCCAAAAAAGGCGTAATCACCCAATCAGTAAAAGATGTCGTCCAAAGTCTAGTGGATGATGACCTTGTCTTCAAAGACAAGATTGGAACTTCT GTATATTTTTGGAGTCTTCCTAGCTGTGCTGGTAACCAG CTAAGAAATATACACAGAAAGCTTGACTCTGATCTTCAAAGTAGTAAAAAACGATACATAGAACTTACTGATCAATGCAATGCTTTGAAGAAGGGACGAGAGGAATCT GATGAACGGGAGGAGGCACTTGATGAGCTTAAATCGATTGAACAGAAATATAACGGGCTCAAG GATGAAATTGTTGAATACTCAGACAATGATCCGGCTACATTTGAAGCAATGA AGAAAGCCATCGAAGTAGCTCATGCGGCAGCTAATAGATGGACAG ATAACATCTTTACACTGCAACAATGGTGCTCACACAACTTCCCTCAGGCAAAAGAGCAACTGGATCATCTTTACAATGAG GTTGGAATAGCTGATGACTTTGACTATTTGGAGTTACCTGCAGCTGCTTCAGTCTGCTCTCCTGGAGATCAGATGCTGGAAGGCAAACCTTAA